The following proteins are co-located in the Pyxicephalus adspersus chromosome Z, UCB_Pads_2.0, whole genome shotgun sequence genome:
- the HSD17B8 gene encoding (3R)-3-hydroxyacyl-CoA dehydrogenase gives MAASSRLKSTLALVTGGGSGIGRAVCQRLSQEGASVAVVDVNINSANETLRTLSLSLSGQKHAAFSADVSQSDSVNALMEQIQSLFSAPPRVAVNSAGITRDEFLLRLSEESFNSVLNVNLKGPFLITQAVARAIVATGQNGGSIINIGSIVGKVGNLGQSNYAAAKAGVEGLTKTAAKELAKFDIRCNTVLPGFIATPMTDKVPQKVLDKIAGLIPMGRLGQPEDIADVCAFLASNDSRYITGANIEVTGGLYL, from the exons ATGGCTGCCTCCAGCAGGTTGAAGTCCACACTGGCTTTGGTGACAG GTGGTGGCAGCGGCATCGGGCGAGCGGTGTGTCAGAGACTTTCCCAAGAGGGGGCTTCAGTTGCTGTCGTTGATGTAAATATCAACTCTGCCAACGAAACGCTAAGGACGTTATCGCTTTCCCTTTCTGGTCAGAAGCATGCGGCGTTCTCAGCCGACGTCTCCCAATCTGACAGCGTCAATGCGCTAATGGAGCAGATACAG TCTCTCTTCTCTGCCCCTCCTCGTGTTGCTGTCAACAGCGCCGGAATCACCCGGGATGAGTTTCTGCTTCGCTTGTCAGAGGAATCCTTTAATTCTGTGCTCAATGTTAACCTCAAG GGCCCATTTCTCATAACACAAGCCGTGGCCCGAGCCATTGTGGCCACAGGACAAAATGGAGGTTCCATCATTAACATTGGCAGCATTGTGGGAAAG gtGGGCAACCTTGGTCAGTCTAACTACGCTGCAGCTAAGGCCGGAGTTGAGGGTTTGACTAAGACTGCTGCCAAAGAACTAGCAAA GTTCGATATCCGGTGTAACACTGTACTGCCTGGATTCATCGCCACACCGATGACTGACAAAGTCCCACAGAAAGTCCTGGACAAA ATCGCTGGTCTGATACCAATGGGAAGACTCGGTCAACCAGAAG atattgcagatgTGTGTGCATTCCTGGCTTCGAATGACAGTAGATATATTACTGGAGCAAATATTGAGGTGACAG gcGGGCTGTATTTGTGA
- the RING1 gene encoding E3 ubiquitin-protein ligase RING1 — MATPVSAQCSSKTWELSLYELHRTPQEAIMDGTEIAVSPRSLHSELMCPICLDMLKNTMTTKECLHRFCSDCIVTALRSGNKECPTCRKKLVSKRSLRPDPNFDALISKIYPSRDEYEAHQDRVLAKLSRLHNQQALSSSIEEGLKMQAMNRAQRVRKHQHESDNTTFSGGEDNCDSRSHVSNPSVHSNQEAGPSRKRSRASEDSGAEPDLSHDGGVRSPDPQGTGEGGSEIELVFRAHPLLVEKDGYSQTRFVKTTANATVDHLSKYLALRIALEEQAQRGGTEAVSLGEVSEKQYTIYICAGAAGGQYTVRICCWRLRKFIGNKIGSYVKFLSFTC; from the exons ATGGCGACTCCTGTGAGTGCTCAGTGCTCCAGTAAAACATGGGAGCTCAGTCTGTACGAGCTGCACCGCACCCCACAG GAAGCCATCATGGACGGTACGGAGATAGCCGTGTCCCCGCGCAGCCTTCACAGTGAGCTCATGTGTCCCATTTGCCTGGACATGTTGAAGAACACCATGACCACCAAAGAGTGCCTCCATCGCTTCTGCTCAGATTGCATCGTCACTGCGCTACGTAGCGG AAACAAGGAATGCCCCACATGCAGAAAGAAACTCGTCTCTAAACGCTCCCTTCGCCCGGACCCCAACTTTGACGCTTTAATTTCCAAGATCTACCCCAGCAGAGACGAGTACGAGGCCCACCAGGATCGAGTTCTGGCAAAGCTGAGCCGGCTGCATAATCAACAGGCCCTGAGCAGCAGCATTGAGGAAGGGCTGAAAATGCAGGCAATGAACAG GGCACAGCGGGTCAGAAAACACCAACACGAATCAGACAACACTACATTCAGTGGTGGAGAGGACAACTGCGACAGTCGCTCACATGTTAGTAACCCATCTGTGCATAGCAACCAGGAGGCCGGGCCAAGCCGTAAAAGGTCCCGAGCCTCGGAAGATTCTGGAGCAGAACCAGACCTGTCACACGACGGTGGGGTACGAAGTCCAGACCCACAAGGAACAGGCGAGGGCGGTAGTGAGATTGAGCTGGTGTTCAGGGCTCACCCATTGCTGGTGGAGAAAGACGGTTACAGTCAAACCAG GTTTGTGAAGACCACAGCAAATGCCACAGTCGATCATCTCTCCAAGTATCTGGCTCTTCGGATTGCTCTAGAAGAACAGGCTCAGCGGGGAGGAACAGAGGCCGTGTCACTGGGGGAGGTCAGCGAGAAGCAATACACAATTTATATCTGTGCAGGGGCTGCTGGAGGACAGTACACGGTAAGGATTTGCTGTTGGCGACTGAGGAAATTTATAGGCAATAAAATTGGGTCATATGTCaaatttttatcatttacatgTTGA